In the Vibrio agarivorans genome, GGACCTGACGCACAGCCAGCTAGTAGAAGTACAGAAGACGCTGCAGCTGCGATTAACATTTTGTTCATCATGAACTCCTTGCATATAGATTTAGGTATCAAATAACGCCCTATACATTCTTTTTATATAGTGACAAAAGCAATTGTAGACATATTCTTGGTTAACACAAAGCTTAGAAAAGCTAAAAAAACCAAGAATTTAATGATAACGTAAATAAATTGATCTTGATCGCAAAAATGATTAATAATTTTAGCATTCAAGTCGATCTTTTAACCTTTAGTTGCTAAGGGTCGTCAAAACCCTAGTAATTTCAGATATTAGCGAATGTTACAATAAGGTTTAAAATGTCAACCTCTTATTTTGCTCACCATTTGGTGCTAGAACGACTAAGTTCGAACTAGATTTGGGTAGTTTGCGCTTTTGATGTATTATTACGCGCTTTTTTATAATTCGTTGGAGAATGCTTTTGCAGTTTAAAGATTTGGGCCTAGACAATCGCCTTTTAAAGACACTTAACCACTACGATTTCCGTAAACCGACGGACATCCAGAAGCAGGCTGTGCCTGTGGTGATTGCAGGTAAGGATTTGTTGGCTTCATCAAAGACGGGTTCGGGTAAAACCTTAGCTTTCGTTTTGCCAATGCTGCACAAAGCGCTAAAGTCAAAAGCATTCTCTGCCAAAGACCCTCGCGCAGTGATCCTAGCGCCAACCCGTGAGCTTGCTAAACAGGTTTATGGTGAGCTGCGTTCTATGCTTGCTGGTCTATCTTACGAAGCGACCTTGATTCTGGGTGGTGAAAACTTTAACGACCAAGTTAAAGCGCTGCGCCGTTATCCTAAGTTTATTGTCGCGACGCCAGGACGCTTGGCCGACCACCTTGAGCATCGTTCGCTATTCCTTGACGGCCTAGACACTCTTATTCTGGACGAAGCTGATCGAATGCTGGATCTTGGTTTTGCTCCAGAGCTACGTCGTATTCATAAGGCAGCAAAGCACCGTCGTCGTCAAACCTTGATGTTCTCGGCCACACTGGATCATGCAGAGGTGAACGACATTGCTTCTGAGATGTTGAACGCACCGAAACGTATTGCTATTGGTGTATCAAATGAAGAGCACAAAGACATTAATCAACGCTTTTATCTGTGTGACCACTTAGACCACAAAGAAGCGATCCTTGAGCGTGTGCTTGAAGAGGCGGAGTATCGTCAGCTGATTATCTTCACCGCCACTCGTGATGACACTGAACGTTTGTGTGCGAAGTTGAATGAGAAGAAGCTAAAAGCGGTTGCTTTGAGTGGTAACTTAAATCAAACCCAGCGCAACACGATCATGAGTCAGTTTGAGCGAGCGGTATTTAAAATTCTGGTCACTACTGATGTTGCATCGCGTGGTCTTGATATTGCTAACGTGACACACGTGATTAACTTCGATATGCCAAAACACACCGAAGAGTATGTTCACCGTGTTGGCCGTACTGGCCGTGCTGGTAATAAAGGCGATGCGATTTCTCTGGTTGGCCCTAAAGATTGGGCGAGCTTTAAACGCATTGAGACTTACCTGCAACAAGATCTCACCTTCTCAGTGCTTGAAGGCCTGAAAGGCAAGTTCAAAGGTATCAAGCCTCGCAAACCTGACTTACGCGGTAAGAAAGCAGACGCTACGAAAGTAAAAGGCAAAAAGAAACCCGTTCAGAAGAAAAAACCGGTTAAACGTGATAAGAGCTTCCACCAGAATGTGGCTGTGGGCGATGCTGTGTTTGTTCCTAAAAAGAAAGTCGCACCGAAAGTCGACGATGAGTAACTCGGCAACGGTATAGATGTAAAAGAAAGGGGTGGTCAATATGGCCACCCCTTTTTTATCAGTAACTGCTATGAACAGTTATAACTTGAAGAAGCTCAATCGGTTCTTCTGATCTTCCGCGAGTGTTGACAGCTCGCGGCTTGCAGCAGCTGACTGATTAATACCAGTGACATTTTGATTGACGATATCTTGAATGTTGATCACATTGCGGTTGATGTCTGCGGTGACTTGGCTCTGCTCTTCCGCTGCTGAGGCGACCTGAGTGTTGATACTGGTCATATCATTGACGGCTTGTGAGATGCCTTCAAGCGCTTGGGTGACTTCACCACTAAGCTGGCGGTTCTGCTCTAGCATTTCCATTGACATGCTTACGCTGTCATTGGCTTCACCTGACTTGGCTTGTAGCTCTTCAATGATGCTTTGAATCTCGCGAGTCGATTCTTGAGTACGCGCCGCAAGCATGCGCACTTCATCTGCGACAACTGCAAATCCACGCCCGCTCTCGCCTGCACGCGCAGCCTCTATAGCGGCGTTAAGCGCGAGTAGGTTGGTTTGCTCTGAAATGCTTTCAATAACCTCGATAACATTACCAATTTTCTCAGATTGAAGCTTCAATGAGTTAACAACATCAGCCGCTTCACTCAATTGATTCGTCATACGTTCGCTGGCTTGATGGCTCTCATTAAATAGTGCTAAGCCCTGTGATGTCATATCACTTGCGTTGCGAGCCGTATTGTCAGCATCGACAGCATTCGTATTGACATGCTGCGCCGTGCTCTCGAGTTGGTTGACCGCAGACGCGACTTGTTCAATTTCTTGGCACTCTTGGTCTGAGTTTGCTGTTGCTTGAACCATAACGGTTGCGAGCTCAGTTGAAGCTGCAGCGACATCCTCGCTAACACGAGAAAGGTCTGTAACGGTGCTGCGTAGCTGACTTAGCGTCGCTGTCACACTGTTAGATAGCTGAGCCATCTCGTTTTTACCTGGCTCGACAAACTCTACTGATAAATCACCTTGTTCTACCTTCTTCATCACAGACTGCAAACGACTGATAGGTGCAATAATTAAGCTTGCGAGCCAAGCTGCAAAGACAAGTGCTACCAAAAGCCCCGCAAACATCACCATTTTCAGCCATTGACTTACACGGTCATGATTGGCTTCTGCCGATTGTATTGATGCTTCTGCAAGTCTATTGACGGCCTCAGAGAGTTGATTAATCGATGCTTCCATTTCAACACCAAGTTGGCGATATTGATTTGAAGCTTGTGCGTACTGCTGTTCAAAGCCAGGCGGAAGGTAGGTCTCGTTGTGCTTAGTCTCAAGCAGGTTGAACATGGTGTTTTGTGAAAAGTCGAAATAGGCTTGAATCGCATCCATCGCACGTTGCGACTCAGTGCTAATTCCTTCAGTGGTTCTCAGCTGGGCCAAAATTTGCGTCGTTTCATTCACTTCTTTCTTCAAGACAGAAATGTAGTCTTTGAGATCGTCACGATTGAATAGAGAGTAGATCGCTTTGATACGCATGTTGCCAGCATGGTCGATGATCACAACGAGATCGTCTTTCTGCTCAATCGCATTTTCCATTGTGACAGTGGCATCGTCGAATGCCGCATTTAAACGTATGTCCGCTAATCCTAGCCCAGATAGAACAATAATGACGGTAAATAGAACGGGTAGCAGCACTTGAGTTCGAATAGACAAGTGGCTCAAAAAGTTACGCACAAGCGTCTCCTAATTAATTGAAGATGAATATTCCCACACGGGCAGAACTATAAGTGTTAACTAAGTGTTTGTATTTATAGTGTTAATTATCACCTATCTTCGTGGAGAGAACTTGAAGATAGAATAATAGCTCTACGCAATCGCGCGCCTATAATAAGGCTCTTACCGTCCAATTTGTAGTCTATTAACAAAATACTTTTTAGTTGGTGTAACGTTTGCGTTACGAGATTTGTTAATAACTCACCCAGAATTGGTGATACTGGTTCAATTTTTTCCTTTGGCCTGGGGACAACCTCTCACTATCACTCTTGGTAATTTTTGTGTCACATGTCATTGAGTCTTCAATTAAGTGAAACATAACTGTCATATAAGCCGTCTAAAGTGAGCATCGTTCATGAAAACAACGGCAATCATGCCAACAAAGGAAATTTGTGATGAAAAAGACAGTTATCGGTGCAATGGCACTACTAGGCGCAATGGCAGTGACTTCTGTTTCTGCTAAAGAAACAATCTCTGCAGTAGGTTCTAGCAGCGTAACTCCACTGATGGAAGTTTTCTCTGAAACATACATGAAGACTAACGACAACGTGTATATCGAAGTTCAAGGTCCTGGTTCTTCTGCTGGTGTTCGCGCTGCAAAAGCAGGTACAGCTGACCTAGGTATGTCTTCTCGCGCTCTTAAAGATGACGAGAAAGAGCCTAACCTAGTTGAACTAACGGTTGCTCTAGACGGTATCGCAGTTGTTGTTAACCCAAACAACAACATCGAAGGTCTTACTGCTGACCAAGTAACTGCAATCTACAAAGGTGAAGTTGCTAACTGGAAAGAAGTTGGTGGTGAAGACAAGCCAATCGTAGCGGTAACTCGTGACACTGCATCTGGTACTCGTGGTGCTTTCGAAGACATCATGGACCTTAAGCAAAAAATCTCTGGTCAAACAGTAACAGCGATTTCTCAGCGTGCTCAAGTTGCTAACGGTAACGGTGCTCTGAAAACTATGGTTGCTTCTAACCCATACGCTATCGGTTATATCTCTCTAGGTACAGTTGACGCAACAGTTAACGCTCTACCTATCGACGGTGTTGAAGCGTCTGTAGACAACGTTAAGAACGGCTCTTACAAAGTTGCTCGTCCTTTCCTAGTTCTTTATAAAGAAGGTAAACCTTCTGGCGAAGCTCAAAAATTCCTAGACTGGATGGTTGCTCCTGAAGCTCAAGCACTTGCTGAACAAAAAGGCTACATCTCAGCTCAGTAATATCGAATTAAACAATATTTAGTTGCTCAGCCCACCTTTTCGGGCTGAGCCTTTTCTGTCTCATCCAAATGCGACTTGTTTGGACATAGAGAAAACATTATGACCATCGCACAAAATAGTGAACAGCTTATGACTACTGAAGCTAATGCTATCAACAAACCTGGTTTACGCGAGAAAAAGCGCGTTGACTGGAGAGAACGTATTTTCCACGGTCTATTTTTGACCAGTGCCGTTATCGGCATCGTATCCCTCGCCGTAATTGCTTACTTTATTGTTCGTGAAAGTATCCCAGCTTTCCAACAAGCTGGCGTATCGGGCATCGTACTAGGTCAAAACTGGCTACCACCAGCGTTATACGGCGTTGCAACGATGATTGTTGCTTCACTAGTATCAACACTTGGCGCAGTGGTTGTTGGTGTGCCAATTGGTGTGCTAACCGCTATCTTTATCGCAGAAATCGCGCCAAAACGCGTAGCGAATATCATTCGCCCAGCTGTTGAGCTGCTCGCGGGTATCCCATCGGTTGTTTATGGTTTCTTTGGTTTGGTTATCATCGTGCCACTGATTCAACAGGTGTTTAATGTTCCTGCTGGTAACACTATTCTTGCCGGTATCATCGTACTGGGTGTGATGATTCTTCCAACGGTGATTACCGTTTCAGAAACCTCTATCCGCGCAGTGCCTCGTACCTATAAAGAAGGCTCACTAGCACTTGGCGCTTCAAAGATTTTCACTATCTTTAAACTTCTCGTTCCTGCGGCTCGTTCAGGCATTATGACGGGCGTGATTCTAGGTATCGGTCGTGCGCTTGGTGAGACAATGGCGATCATCATGGTAATGGGTAACGCACCAGCCATGCCTGAAGGTCTATTAGACTCAGCTCGTACTTTGACTGCGAACATCGCAATCGAGATGTCCTATGCAAGTGGCATCCATGCGAACGCTCTATACGCAACCGGTGTTGTACTTCTGGCATTCATTATGATGCTAAACGCAGCACTACTTTACCTAAACCGTGAGAAGGCGAAATAGAATCATGGATCGCGTAAAACTAAAGAAATCACGAGACTTTAAAGACAACGTTCTAAATGGTTTCGTTTGGGCTGCTGCTGCTGCAACCGTTGGCTTCCTATTCTGGATTATTTGGTACATCCTTTCGAACGGCTTACAGCACGTTAACTGGGAGTTCATCTCAAGCAACTATACCCGTACAGGTGACACTCAGGGTATCTTCCCAATGATAGTGTCGACTATCTACATGGTTATTGCGTCGATTGCCGTAGCGGCGCCGCTAGGCATCATGACAGCTATCTATCTAACAGAGTATGCAAAAGTAGGTAGCAAGCTGGTGAAAGTGATTCGCTTCTGTACTGAATCACTGGCGGGTATTCCATCAATCATCTTCGGTTTGTTCGGTATGACGTTCTTCGTCACTATCATGGGCTTTGGCTTCTCGATTTTGTCGGGTGCATTAACGCTAAGCATCTTGATTCTTCCGGTTATCATTCGTACTACCGAAGAAGCACTGATGGCAGTGCCACAAACCTACCGCGAAGGCTCTTACGGCCTTGGCGCTTCTAAAATTTACACTATCTGGCGTTTGATCTTACCTAGCGCAATGCCAGGTATCTTAACCTCGGTCATTCTAAGTATTGGTCGTGTCATCGGTGAATCTGCTCCTGTGTTCTTAACAGCGGGTATGGTTGCGCGTATTCCTGACTCATTAATGGATTCAGGGCGTACGCTAACGGTTCACCTATTTAAGTTGACTACCGAGCTGTTCACTATTGATGAGTGGAACCAAGCTTACGGTACAGCAACGGTGCTTATTGTCGTCGTGCTGCTAATCAACATGATTACTAAGCTGATCGCAAGTCGATTCAACACAGCAACTTACTAATACGCTTCCAGTAAGCACTGACACGAATTCAAGATTTAAGAGATTAAGACAATGAACAAGTTTGATATTGAAAACCTAGACCTATTTTACGGCGATAACCAAGCACTAAAAGCCATTAACCTGCCGATTCCAACGAAGCAAGTAACGGCGCTGATCGGTCCTTCTGGTTGTGGTAAGTCAACGCTACTACGCTGCTTGAACCGTATGAACGACCTTATTGAAGGTGTAAAAATTACCGGTAAGTTGGATATGGATGGCACAGACATCTACGGCAACATCGATGTTGCGGACTTGCGCATCAAAGTGGGCATGGTATTCCAAAAGCCAAACCCATTCCCGATGAGCATTTACGAAAACGTGGCTTACGGTCTTCGTGCTCAAGGGATTAAAGACAAAAAGCACATTGATGAAGTGGTTGAAAATTCACTACGCGGCGCAGCACTGTGGGATGAAGTGAAAGATCGTCTTAAGTCGCACGCTTTCGGTCTGTCCGGTGGTCAGCAGCAGCGTCTGTGTATTGCGCGTACGATTGCGATGGAGCCGGACGTTATCCTAATGGATGAACCAACGTCTGCACTTGACCCTATTGCAACGCACAAAATCGAAGAGCTAATGGAAGAGCTTAAGAAAAACTATACGATCGTGATCGTGACTCACTCAATGCAGCAGGCGCGTCGTATTTCAGACCGCACCGCTTTCTTCCTAATGGGAGAGTTGGTTGAGCACAATGATACTGACGTAATCTTTAGCAACCCGAAAGACGACCGTACACAAGGCTACGTGAACGGCGACTTTGGTTAATCTTATTTACTGGCATATAACACTATAACTATAAGCGATGGTACTCTTGCCCCTCTTGATGAGGGGCTTTTTTATATCTGTGTATCAGTGCTTTATGCTGCTAGTTGCTTAACTAGCGCTAATCGATTAACCGACATCTTTCATTTTTGGTGAAGGTTGTTGGTCGAATTTCATTCGATACATATTCCCATCAGCGATAGAGAGTAGCTGTTCAATACTTTGTGAATCAATCGGGTAGCGACTCATTCCTATGCTGGTTCCAATCGATATCGCACGCCCATCCTCCAGAACAATACCTTGCTCAAAGCAGTGCTCGATATGGCTCAGTAGTGGGTTAATCATTTGATGGCTGCATCCTTGCATCAAGATAGAAAACTCATCACCTCCCATCCTATAGATGGTTGCTTTATAGGGCTGGATGGCCTCGAGCAATCGCTTGGATATCTGAATCAGCGTTTCATCTCCTGCCTTGTGGCCGAGATTATCATTGATGGTTTTGAAGCCATTGAGATCGAGTATCAGTAATGTGAACTCTTTGGATTTACGCAGTGTTTTTATGGCTTCGATAAAGGCTAAGCGATTAGGGATGCCCGTAAGGGTATCAGTACGTGAAAGTTGCCGATGGTATTTTGCATCCTGATAAAAGATATAAGTGACCAGACCGAAGCATAGCAGTAACGTGCCGAGCAGTAATAACTGGATGATGGCAATCGTATTGACCTCTGAAACTCGAGCGAGGTGCTTTGGGCTGTTAAGTCGATAGTTATTGGCAATAAATTGAATCACCGCTTGATAGATAGAATTAAGACGCACAGAGAGCTGCTCTGCATCGTATTTGGTTTCTAGTTTGGCAAAGTCAGATTCGAGTTTCTGAAGATTGGAAAACTGCTCTGAGAAGAAAATGGTGTAGCCTCGCTCAGTGATAAATCGTTCTGATTCACGACTGTGCAGTAAGATATCAAATCGGCTCCAAGTGAGCTCATACTGCAGCTGAGTCTGTTGTTTGGTACTTGCAGATAGATAGGCATAAGGTGTTAATGCCGAAAGCTCTGTAAACTCTTTGACTAGCTGATAGAGAAACCAATGCGCTTCATTTTGTTTACTCGAGTAGGCTTTGGCGATGTCTTTGGTTGAGACGAGCAGATACACATTAGCAGCGATCAGGACTATCGAACAAAAAGTAAGGATGGATTTTGTCTTGAGTAAAAATCCTTGCAACATAGTGGCTACTCACTGCTTGGGTAATGGAAGAGGATATCACTGATTTGCCATACCATTTTTTCGTAGTAGGTGTGGTTATCAAGGGCAGGGTAGCGCTGCACATCAAAGACTAGCCAGTAAGGGCCTTTGTCACGAATTTTTATGTCCTCGCCGTTTAAGCGATAGGCGACAATCGGATTAAAGTGAGTGATTTCACTCCAATGAATGTCAGCTCGATAATCATTCAGCGCACTGATGGTCACGTGAGTTGGTGGTGCGATCTCAAAATGTTCGATCAACTCATCGAGGCGGAATCCAGCAAAATCGAGCGCTTCATCATGCCAAGGAAGCTTGGTAGAAAAGCTGTGCGTCGGTAACGACTGCTCGAGCTGTTGACGTGAGAGTGTTAATGCTTGTCCTGTCTTGGGGTGTAAGGTAAGTGTACCTGCTTGTAGATATTGAGAGGCAAAGAACAGCCATACTGCTAACAACCTAACCATCATTGACAATCTTCCTTGAGCTCCGCTTTGATGATAATTGAGTTTCAGACTAAGCCCTATCATAGCATTTACTGTTACGAAAATGTTAGTAATGTATGGGATTTTGAAGATGCATTTGCTGGACTTATTGTATCAAACAAAAAAAACGCCCGAACAGAGTCGAGCGTTTGGTTTAAATTAGTGAGTATAGTTAGAAAATCAAATGAGCTACGCCCGCAATCACTGGTAATGTCACCAGTGTGCGCAGAATGAAGATGATGAACAGTTCACCAATGTTCACTGGGATTTTACTGCCAAGCAGTAGAGCACCGACTTCAGACATGTAAATGAGCTGTGTTACCGACATTGCAGCAATCACGAAGCGCGTCATCTCGCTGTCAATTGAAGCCGCTAGAATCGCTGGAATAAACATATCCGCGAAACCAACCACAATCGTTTGTGAAGCTTGCGCAGCTTCTGGGATACCTAGCAGTTCAAGGAATGGAATAAACGGCTGACCTAGGAAGGCAAATACAGAGGTGTACTCTGCAATCACCAAGGCAATCGTACCAAGACCCATCACCACTGGAAGAACACCAAAAACCATATCAATTGCGTTCTTTACACCCTCGCTCGTCACCGCTTTTGGTGAGCTCACTTGGCTCGCTTTGAACATAGCCAATTTGAGACCCCAAGAGAAGGTTGTTTGACCCTCTGGCAGTACGTTATCGTCTTTGCTTGGCGCAGTACCATCGATAAATAAGTCTTTTTTACGGCTTAGCGGAGGTAAACGAGGAACCACAATCGCAGCCACAAAGCCCGCTAAACAAACCGCGCCATAGAATGGTAGGAATAGATACTCAAGCTCAACCTGGGCGATGACAACGAGGCTGAATGTAATAGAGACGGCTGAGAACGTCGTACCAACAATCGCAGCTTCACGTTGTGTATAAAACTTTTGCTCATATTGTTTGCTGGTCATCAAAATTCCGACACTCCCGTCACCTAACCAAGAAGCAATACAGTCGATGGCGCTGCGGCCAGGAAGATTGAAAATAGGGCGCATGATTTTGCTCAGCATGGTGCCAAACAACTCTAGTAGACCAAAGTTCAGTAGAAGAGGTAGCAGCAGACCCGCAAAAATAAATACAGAAAACAGGGTTGGCAGAAGCCCTTCAAGAACCAAACCACCGGTATTTTCTTCCCAAATCGCTTCAGGTCCGAACTGGAAGTAGGTCATTACGACAGCTAGACCGCCGATGACGCGCACTGCTAACCACAAAGGTGATGGAGAAAGAAGATCATTTAGAAATTCGTTCTTCGCAATGAAAGCAGGCTTAACCACACGGTAAAGCACTGATGCAGTTGCCATAAACGCGATGATTGCCGTAATAAGAGGAACAATAATGTCGCCCATCGCCGCTTGTAGAGATTTTGCTAGTACAGCGACTGGAATGGTCAGGTCACCGTTGTAGCTAACAGGGGCCATGAATAAGAATAGGCCGATAAGAGATGGGATTAAAAATACCCAAAACGTTGATTTTTTGTGTTTTTTATCAAGTATTGATGCTTGGTCTTGCATGGCGTGACTCATATTACTGCTGCTTATCATTGTTTTCCTACCATGGAATATTTATGCACTAAAGTTCCGCTTTTAGTCATTGGCGCAAATAATATACGGAAACAGGTTATTCTGGCAATAGATATTCACACTAATCTGCTAAATATGCAGTGATATATGTTGCAAGAAAGTAAAAGACGATACTTTTCATTTTATCTAGGCTCATGTAACGTACCGATAAATAACCTATTAATGGAGATCCTGATGGGACGCCGAATCTTCAATATACCCGTGCTGCTATTTATTCCTTTGGCATTGCTTCTGATAGTGATTGTAGCGGGTGTCTACCGCTTTTCACTCAATGATGATGAGATAATGGATAAATTTTCATCCTCTCAGAGTGCTGACCCTGTCGTCGAGGCGATATTCGGCTTAAAAGTACCAAACGTTTTGGTGATTCCAGTGCCTGAGACGCATGCGAATGCAGTCTTTTCTGAGTTCGACTTTGAACATCAGATCGCATTAGCGAGTTTTGATTCAGGACAAGAGCGCGGCACGGTAGTGATGCAACGTCATCCGCAGGTCACAACTGACCTTAAGTTAGGACAAGGTTTTGTCGGTATCATTTCTGTCAGTAATCAGGGGTCAGGGAATTTCTATTATCTTGTTTCTTTGGGGTTAGATCGTCAGAGAACACGATTGGTCGCCTTAGACCGTTATTTTCTTGGTGACAGAGTGCTTGTATCCAAGCTCCAGAATGAAGTTGATCACATTTCTATTATTTATTTTGAGCATGGGGTGAAGCAAGCTATGTCGGATGATCCGAGCCAAAAAGTAGAAAAACAACTTGTCGTCAATGATTTGGGTAAGTTCATAGAAAAATAGTGACTATTGAGGACACTTTAGCGCTTGATGAAGGTCTCTATAACCATGACTTTTTGTTTGAAAAACGGTATTGTAGCTGGGTTTTTTCTTCCTGCGTTTTTTAACTTTTTGCTAACAGGATAGCGGGTCATACCAAACCTTGAGACGGTATAATTGTGTTTTTTAGAGACTTTACAAAGAATTTTTCGAGCATGAGCTACAAGAAGAAGTTAGCGATATGCTCCTCACCTATTTTACTTGCGGGTTTACTTGGCCTAGTTCCAGATTCAAACAGTCCGCAAGTGGTGGCTATCAATATTGATACTCAGCCACTTTCTGTTCAACCTCAGCCTGAACCGGTAGAAGAGCCTGATTTTCCAAGCTACGAGTA is a window encoding:
- a CDS encoding DEAD/DEAH box helicase; protein product: MLLQFKDLGLDNRLLKTLNHYDFRKPTDIQKQAVPVVIAGKDLLASSKTGSGKTLAFVLPMLHKALKSKAFSAKDPRAVILAPTRELAKQVYGELRSMLAGLSYEATLILGGENFNDQVKALRRYPKFIVATPGRLADHLEHRSLFLDGLDTLILDEADRMLDLGFAPELRRIHKAAKHRRRQTLMFSATLDHAEVNDIASEMLNAPKRIAIGVSNEEHKDINQRFYLCDHLDHKEAILERVLEEAEYRQLIIFTATRDDTERLCAKLNEKKLKAVALSGNLNQTQRNTIMSQFERAVFKILVTTDVASRGLDIANVTHVINFDMPKHTEEYVHRVGRTGRAGNKGDAISLVGPKDWASFKRIETYLQQDLTFSVLEGLKGKFKGIKPRKPDLRGKKADATKVKGKKKPVQKKKPVKRDKSFHQNVAVGDAVFVPKKKVAPKVDDE
- a CDS encoding methyl-accepting chemotaxis protein, whose product is MRNFLSHLSIRTQVLLPVLFTVIIVLSGLGLADIRLNAAFDDATVTMENAIEQKDDLVVIIDHAGNMRIKAIYSLFNRDDLKDYISVLKKEVNETTQILAQLRTTEGISTESQRAMDAIQAYFDFSQNTMFNLLETKHNETYLPPGFEQQYAQASNQYRQLGVEMEASINQLSEAVNRLAEASIQSAEANHDRVSQWLKMVMFAGLLVALVFAAWLASLIIAPISRLQSVMKKVEQGDLSVEFVEPGKNEMAQLSNSVTATLSQLRSTVTDLSRVSEDVAAASTELATVMVQATANSDQECQEIEQVASAVNQLESTAQHVNTNAVDADNTARNASDMTSQGLALFNESHQASERMTNQLSEAADVVNSLKLQSEKIGNVIEVIESISEQTNLLALNAAIEAARAGESGRGFAVVADEVRMLAARTQESTREIQSIIEELQAKSGEANDSVSMSMEMLEQNRQLSGEVTQALEGISQAVNDMTSINTQVASAAEEQSQVTADINRNVINIQDIVNQNVTGINQSAAASRELSTLAEDQKNRLSFFKL
- a CDS encoding phosphate ABC transporter substrate-binding protein, with product MKKTVIGAMALLGAMAVTSVSAKETISAVGSSSVTPLMEVFSETYMKTNDNVYIEVQGPGSSAGVRAAKAGTADLGMSSRALKDDEKEPNLVELTVALDGIAVVVNPNNNIEGLTADQVTAIYKGEVANWKEVGGEDKPIVAVTRDTASGTRGAFEDIMDLKQKISGQTVTAISQRAQVANGNGALKTMVASNPYAIGYISLGTVDATVNALPIDGVEASVDNVKNGSYKVARPFLVLYKEGKPSGEAQKFLDWMVAPEAQALAEQKGYISAQ
- the pstC gene encoding phosphate ABC transporter permease subunit PstC yields the protein MTIAQNSEQLMTTEANAINKPGLREKKRVDWRERIFHGLFLTSAVIGIVSLAVIAYFIVRESIPAFQQAGVSGIVLGQNWLPPALYGVATMIVASLVSTLGAVVVGVPIGVLTAIFIAEIAPKRVANIIRPAVELLAGIPSVVYGFFGLVIIVPLIQQVFNVPAGNTILAGIIVLGVMILPTVITVSETSIRAVPRTYKEGSLALGASKIFTIFKLLVPAARSGIMTGVILGIGRALGETMAIIMVMGNAPAMPEGLLDSARTLTANIAIEMSYASGIHANALYATGVVLLAFIMMLNAALLYLNREKAK
- the pstA gene encoding phosphate ABC transporter permease PstA, which produces MDRVKLKKSRDFKDNVLNGFVWAAAAATVGFLFWIIWYILSNGLQHVNWEFISSNYTRTGDTQGIFPMIVSTIYMVIASIAVAAPLGIMTAIYLTEYAKVGSKLVKVIRFCTESLAGIPSIIFGLFGMTFFVTIMGFGFSILSGALTLSILILPVIIRTTEEALMAVPQTYREGSYGLGASKIYTIWRLILPSAMPGILTSVILSIGRVIGESAPVFLTAGMVARIPDSLMDSGRTLTVHLFKLTTELFTIDEWNQAYGTATVLIVVVLLINMITKLIASRFNTATY
- the pstB gene encoding phosphate ABC transporter ATP-binding protein PstB; translated protein: MNKFDIENLDLFYGDNQALKAINLPIPTKQVTALIGPSGCGKSTLLRCLNRMNDLIEGVKITGKLDMDGTDIYGNIDVADLRIKVGMVFQKPNPFPMSIYENVAYGLRAQGIKDKKHIDEVVENSLRGAALWDEVKDRLKSHAFGLSGGQQQRLCIARTIAMEPDVILMDEPTSALDPIATHKIEELMEELKKNYTIVIVTHSMQQARRISDRTAFFLMGELVEHNDTDVIFSNPKDDRTQGYVNGDFG
- a CDS encoding GGDEF domain-containing protein, which produces MLQGFLLKTKSILTFCSIVLIAANVYLLVSTKDIAKAYSSKQNEAHWFLYQLVKEFTELSALTPYAYLSASTKQQTQLQYELTWSRFDILLHSRESERFITERGYTIFFSEQFSNLQKLESDFAKLETKYDAEQLSVRLNSIYQAVIQFIANNYRLNSPKHLARVSEVNTIAIIQLLLLGTLLLCFGLVTYIFYQDAKYHRQLSRTDTLTGIPNRLAFIEAIKTLRKSKEFTLLILDLNGFKTINDNLGHKAGDETLIQISKRLLEAIQPYKATIYRMGGDEFSILMQGCSHQMINPLLSHIEHCFEQGIVLEDGRAISIGTSIGMSRYPIDSQSIEQLLSIADGNMYRMKFDQQPSPKMKDVG
- a CDS encoding YjiH family protein, with protein sequence MQDQASILDKKHKKSTFWVFLIPSLIGLFLFMAPVSYNGDLTIPVAVLAKSLQAAMGDIIVPLITAIIAFMATASVLYRVVKPAFIAKNEFLNDLLSPSPLWLAVRVIGGLAVVMTYFQFGPEAIWEENTGGLVLEGLLPTLFSVFIFAGLLLPLLLNFGLLELFGTMLSKIMRPIFNLPGRSAIDCIASWLGDGSVGILMTSKQYEQKFYTQREAAIVGTTFSAVSITFSLVVIAQVELEYLFLPFYGAVCLAGFVAAIVVPRLPPLSRKKDLFIDGTAPSKDDNVLPEGQTTFSWGLKLAMFKASQVSSPKAVTSEGVKNAIDMVFGVLPVVMGLGTIALVIAEYTSVFAFLGQPFIPFLELLGIPEAAQASQTIVVGFADMFIPAILAASIDSEMTRFVIAAMSVTQLIYMSEVGALLLGSKIPVNIGELFIIFILRTLVTLPVIAGVAHLIF